A window of Aliarcobacter trophiarum LMG 25534 contains these coding sequences:
- the dnaG gene encoding DNA primase: protein MIRKESIESLKNYLDIVDVISQFLELKKSGANFKACCPFHGEDTPSFVVSPAKQIYHCFGCGVGGDSIKFLMEYEKLSYPETIEKLASMYNYTLEYDTNSVKKADNKILEDINAFYQKQFLLDENIQNYIKDRGVFKLSIERFEIGYASSSSSTIDFLKANHYNLNDAIEQGVISQGENGLYARFIDRLIFPIYSINGKLVGFGGRTLTNHGAKYVNSPQTPLFNKSKLLYGYHLAKEKIYKSKEIIVCEGYLDVIMLHQAGFNSAVATLGTALTKEHLPLLRRGEPKVILSYDGDKAGQNAAFKASVMLSQNGFDGGVVIFEQGLDPADMVKDRKINELEELFSNPTPFAIFSISYIISNYNINNPVEKQKALSEANEYLNSLSQLYQEEYKKFLAQKLNIKESLIKVSNSSYRKNSVELSKVDIAELCIIKSILDDPRRLDIVLDKIDKTMFEYHQEEFEELLNDINSSSLNKIILNDKLESYDETRLNRELLVLLHKFYSNKLLSLSYDNSMNFKEKVNQIRKVKDNLYQLKQGKLVSYNL, encoded by the coding sequence ATGATAAGAAAAGAGTCCATAGAGAGTTTAAAAAATTACCTTGATATTGTTGATGTTATTTCTCAGTTTTTAGAACTGAAAAAATCTGGTGCAAATTTTAAGGCTTGTTGTCCATTTCATGGAGAGGATACTCCATCCTTTGTAGTTAGTCCAGCAAAGCAGATATATCACTGTTTTGGCTGTGGAGTTGGTGGAGATAGCATTAAATTTTTGATGGAATATGAAAAACTCTCATATCCTGAGACTATTGAAAAACTAGCTTCAATGTACAACTACACTTTAGAGTACGATACAAATAGTGTAAAAAAAGCTGATAATAAAATTCTTGAAGATATAAATGCTTTTTATCAAAAGCAGTTTTTACTAGATGAGAATATACAAAACTATATAAAAGATAGAGGAGTTTTTAAACTTTCAATAGAGCGGTTTGAAATAGGTTATGCAAGTAGTTCTAGTAGCACAATAGATTTTTTAAAAGCAAATCACTATAATTTAAATGATGCAATAGAACAAGGAGTTATTAGCCAGGGTGAAAATGGACTATATGCAAGATTTATTGATAGATTAATATTTCCTATTTACTCTATAAATGGAAAACTTGTAGGTTTTGGAGGAAGAACTCTTACAAATCACGGTGCAAAATATGTAAACTCTCCTCAAACACCACTTTTTAATAAATCAAAACTTTTATATGGTTATCATCTAGCCAAAGAGAAAATCTATAAATCAAAAGAGATAATAGTTTGCGAGGGCTATTTGGATGTTATAATGCTTCATCAAGCTGGATTTAATAGTGCAGTTGCAACATTAGGAACAGCTCTTACAAAAGAGCATTTACCACTTTTAAGAAGAGGAGAACCCAAAGTAATTCTATCTTATGATGGAGATAAAGCTGGACAAAATGCAGCTTTTAAGGCTTCTGTTATGCTTAGTCAAAATGGCTTTGATGGTGGAGTTGTTATTTTTGAACAAGGTCTTGACCCAGCTGATATGGTAAAAGATAGAAAAATAAATGAGTTAGAAGAACTATTTTCAAATCCAACTCCTTTTGCTATTTTTTCAATAAGTTACATAATTTCAAACTATAATATAAATAATCCAGTTGAAAAGCAAAAAGCTTTAAGTGAGGCAAATGAGTATTTAAATAGTTTAAGTCAACTTTATCAAGAGGAGTACAAAAAGTTTTTGGCTCAAAAGTTAAATATAAAAGAGAGTTTAATAAAAGTATCAAATAGTAGTTATAGAAAAAATAGTGTTGAACTTTCAAAAGTTGATATTGCAGAACTTTGTATTATAAAGTCAATACTTGATGATCCTAGAAGATTAGATATAGTTCTGGATAAAATAGATAAAACAATGTTTGAGTATCATCAAGAAGAGTTTGAAGAGTTATTAAATGATATAAATAGTAGCTCTTTAAATAAAATTATATTAAATGATAAGTTGGAAAGCTATGATGAAACAAGATTAAATAGAGAGTTACTAGTACTGCTACATAAGTTCTATTCAAATAAACTTTTAAGTTTATCTTATGATAATAGTATGAATTTTAAAGAGAAAGTAAATCAAATAAGAAAAGTAAAAGATAATTTATACCAGTTAAAACAAGGAAAACTTGTAAGTTATAATTTATGA